A window of the Streptomyces luomodiensis genome harbors these coding sequences:
- a CDS encoding FHA domain-containing protein, whose amino-acid sequence MPTCPNGHQSAADDWCEVCGHRMSGTPMPSGAVPPPPAPPMPGAPGTPVPPGGFGSPGPGGPPPPGGPGGYGYPAQQQELCPQCRTPREAQAPFCEECRFNFQAQAPSPYGPPQGGYAPPPQPGMPQPGPGGPQGPHPAQGGGYQAARPDSDWTLPPPQGGTPPHGAPQQGAPGPGQGAPPAPQQYGYGYPQAPAPAQPYGGEGYAPPQQQGPGHQPPQQHPGAPQHSTPPGGAPFGQGGAPSPAPGNWIAVVAPDREYFVAMMNRSGPEAAGLNLPAYSPEQQLPLNGHQITIGRRRHSTGEAPDIDLGRQPEDPGVSHQHAILVQQPDGAWAVVDQDSTNGTTINGGEEPIQPFVPVPLRDGDRVHIGAWTTITVRRG is encoded by the coding sequence ATGCCGACCTGTCCTAACGGCCACCAATCGGCGGCTGACGACTGGTGTGAGGTGTGTGGCCACCGGATGTCGGGGACACCCATGCCCTCCGGCGCCGTTCCGCCACCGCCGGCACCGCCCATGCCGGGTGCCCCCGGTACGCCCGTGCCGCCGGGCGGCTTCGGAAGTCCGGGGCCGGGCGGCCCACCACCGCCCGGTGGCCCGGGTGGCTACGGCTATCCGGCGCAGCAGCAGGAGCTGTGCCCGCAGTGCCGTACGCCGCGTGAGGCGCAGGCTCCGTTCTGTGAGGAGTGTCGCTTCAACTTCCAGGCGCAGGCGCCTTCCCCGTACGGCCCGCCGCAGGGCGGTTACGCCCCGCCGCCGCAGCCGGGGATGCCGCAGCCCGGCCCCGGGGGACCGCAGGGCCCGCACCCCGCCCAGGGCGGCGGCTACCAGGCGGCGCGCCCCGACAGCGACTGGACGCTCCCGCCGCCGCAGGGGGGCACGCCGCCGCACGGCGCGCCGCAGCAGGGCGCCCCGGGCCCCGGCCAGGGCGCACCCCCGGCCCCGCAGCAGTACGGCTACGGCTACCCCCAGGCCCCGGCGCCCGCGCAGCCGTACGGAGGTGAGGGGTACGCCCCGCCCCAGCAGCAGGGGCCGGGGCACCAGCCGCCGCAGCAGCACCCGGGTGCCCCGCAGCACTCGACGCCGCCCGGTGGGGCACCGTTCGGCCAGGGCGGTGCGCCGTCGCCCGCGCCCGGAAACTGGATAGCGGTCGTCGCCCCGGACCGTGAGTACTTCGTGGCGATGATGAACCGCAGCGGCCCGGAGGCCGCCGGGCTGAACCTCCCGGCCTACTCCCCCGAGCAGCAGCTGCCGCTCAACGGCCACCAGATCACCATCGGGCGGCGCCGCCACAGCACCGGTGAGGCCCCCGACATCGACCTCGGGCGCCAGCCCGAGGACCCGGGTGTCTCGCACCAGCACGCGATCCTCGTCCAGCAGCCCGACGGGGCCTGGGCGGTCGTCGACCAGGACTCGACGAACGGGACGACGATCAACGGCGGCGAGGAGCCGATCCAGCCGTTCGTGCCGGTTCCGCTCCGGGACGGCGACCGCGTCCACATCGGCGCCTGGACGACGATCACGGTGCGCCGGGGCTGA
- a CDS encoding methyltransferase domain-containing protein yields MGSTGGGTGGGTRSAPDATERARPNRTGREADPYAEEAAAVRAGLVRGIVASGGLTDPAWRAAFEAVPRHLFVPYYYETGEAPEAGDGAAGAGEVGGERAAAGGEAGGTGVVVAGGARGTVGCTRLWRDDPHPLRRARWLAGAYADAPLATRVRDGELITSSSQPSLMAQMLEALQVRDGDRVLEIGAGTGYNAALLAHRLGDAQVTTLDLDPEITDAAGNHLAAAGYRPAVVTGDGARGCPSHAPYDRIIATCAVASVPPAWLGQCGPDALILTPLATGLIALRVADARHAEGRFLATPAYFVPLRGSGPPPQVPTYGLPSRPLLDDSFRFLLNLAAGQMEPVEALALWEHEGRPGRERYGVTVRGERQWAWLDDPEGAYGWPLGPPGRLQPYV; encoded by the coding sequence ATGGGCAGCACGGGCGGTGGCACGGGCGGCGGCACACGCAGCGCTCCGGACGCTACGGAACGTGCGCGGCCGAACCGTACGGGCCGGGAGGCCGATCCGTACGCCGAGGAGGCCGCGGCGGTGCGCGCCGGGCTGGTCCGGGGGATCGTGGCGAGCGGCGGACTCACGGACCCCGCCTGGCGCGCAGCCTTCGAGGCGGTACCGCGCCATCTCTTCGTGCCCTACTACTACGAGACGGGCGAGGCACCCGAGGCGGGCGACGGGGCAGCGGGGGCGGGCGAGGTAGGCGGCGAGAGGGCAGCTGCAGGGGGCGAGGCGGGCGGCACCGGAGTGGTGGTGGCAGGTGGGGCGCGCGGGACGGTTGGCTGTACCCGGTTGTGGCGCGACGACCCCCACCCGTTGCGGCGGGCCCGCTGGCTGGCCGGTGCGTACGCGGACGCCCCGCTCGCGACGCGGGTGCGCGACGGCGAGCTGATCACCTCCAGCAGCCAGCCCTCGCTGATGGCCCAGATGCTCGAGGCGCTCCAGGTGCGGGACGGGGACCGCGTGCTGGAGATCGGCGCGGGCACCGGCTACAACGCCGCGCTGCTGGCACATCGGCTCGGCGACGCACAGGTCACGACCCTCGACCTCGACCCGGAGATCACCGATGCCGCCGGTAACCATCTGGCCGCGGCCGGGTACCGGCCGGCGGTCGTCACGGGTGACGGGGCGCGCGGCTGTCCGTCGCACGCTCCCTACGACCGGATCATCGCCACCTGCGCCGTGGCGTCCGTCCCGCCCGCGTGGCTCGGCCAGTGCGGGCCGGACGCACTGATCCTGACACCGCTCGCGACCGGGCTGATCGCCCTGAGGGTCGCCGACGCCCGCCATGCGGAGGGGCGCTTCCTGGCCACCCCCGCGTACTTCGTTCCGCTGCGCGGCAGTGGTCCGCCGCCTCAGGTGCCCACCTACGGACTGCCGTCCCGGCCCTTGCTGGACGACTCCTTCCGGTTCCTGCTGAACCTGGCCGCGGGCCAGATGGAGCCGGTCGAGGCCCTCGCGCTGTGGGAGCACGAGGGCAGACCGGGGCGGGAGCGCTACGGGGTGACGGTGCGGGGCGAGCGCCAATGGGCCTGGCTGGACGACCCGGAGGGCGCCTACGGCTGGCCACTGGGCCCTCCCGGTCGGCTTCAGCCCTACGTCTAG
- a CDS encoding globin gives MKEIPRGTLQEQTFYEQVGGEQTFRRLVHRFYQGVAEDPLLRPMYPEDDLGPAEERLALFLMQYWGGPRTYSDNRGHPRLRMRHAPFTVNRAAHDAWLRHMRDAVDELELAPELERQLWHYLTYAAASMVNTEG, from the coding sequence GTGAAAGAGATTCCGCGCGGCACACTTCAGGAGCAGACCTTCTACGAGCAGGTCGGTGGCGAGCAGACCTTCCGGCGTCTGGTGCACCGCTTCTACCAGGGGGTCGCGGAGGACCCGCTGCTCAGGCCGATGTACCCCGAGGACGATCTGGGGCCGGCCGAGGAGCGGCTCGCGCTCTTCCTGATGCAGTACTGGGGCGGCCCCCGCACCTACAGCGACAACCGCGGCCACCCCCGGCTCCGTATGCGCCACGCCCCCTTCACCGTGAACCGCGCCGCCCATGACGCCTGGCTGCGCCATATGCGCGACGCGGTCGACGAGCTGGAGCTGGCCCCGGAGCTCGAGCGTCAGCTGTGGCACTACCTCACCTACGCCGCCGCCTCCATGGTCAACACGGAGGGCTGA
- a CDS encoding acyl-CoA thioesterase → MARHVYSCPLRWSDMDAFGHVNNVTFLRYLEEARVDFMWRLAPGSGSDAFTGGVVVARHEIDYLKPLVHRHRPVTVETWVTEIGAAYLTVRYEIKDEDALYVRATTRIVPYDLDRGRPRRVTPEEEKFLTEYLEPDPVTDTGKASARSAGAAGSAGRAGRPEGAVTV, encoded by the coding sequence ATGGCACGCCATGTCTACTCCTGTCCCCTGCGCTGGTCCGATATGGATGCGTTCGGCCATGTCAACAACGTGACCTTCCTGCGCTATCTGGAGGAGGCCCGGGTCGACTTCATGTGGCGGCTGGCGCCGGGGAGCGGGAGTGACGCGTTCACCGGCGGCGTGGTGGTGGCCCGGCACGAGATCGACTATCTGAAGCCCCTCGTCCACCGGCACCGGCCGGTGACGGTCGAGACCTGGGTGACGGAGATCGGGGCCGCGTATCTCACCGTGCGCTACGAGATCAAGGACGAGGACGCCCTGTATGTGCGTGCCACCACCCGCATCGTGCCGTACGACCTCGACCGGGGCCGCCCGCGCCGGGTCACCCCGGAAGAGGAGAAGTTCCTGACCGAGTACCTGGAGCCGGACCCGGTGACGGACACCGGCAAGGCGTCCGCGAGAAGCGCGGGGGCCGCCGGGTCCGCCGGCCGTGCCGGGCGACCGGAGGGAGCCGTCACGGTATGA
- the ettA gene encoding energy-dependent translational throttle protein EttA, which produces MAEFIYTMRKARKAHGDKVILDDVTLSFLPGAKIGVVGPNGAGKSTVLKIMAGLEQPSNGDAFLSPGYSVGILLQEPPLDESKTVLENVQDGVAETKGKLDRFNEIAEQMATDYSDELLEEMGKLQEELDHANAWDLDAQLEQAMDALGCPPGDWPVTNLSGGEKRRVALCKLLLEAPDLLLLDEPTNHLDAESVNWLEQHLAKYEGTVVAITHDRYFLDNVAEWILELDRGRAIGYEGNYSTYLEKKQARLKVEGQKDAKRAKRLKEELEWVRSNAKGRQAKSRARLTRYEEMAAEAEKTRKLDFEEIQIPPGPRLGNVVVEVENLSKAFGEKVLIDNLSFTLPRNGIVGVIGPNGAGKTTLFKMIQGLETADAGSIKVGETVKISYVDQSRANIDPKKTLWAVVSDELDYINVGQVEMPSRAYVSAFGFKGPDQQKPAGVLSGGERNRLNLALTLKQGGNLLLLDEPTNDLDVETLSSLENALLDFPGCAVVVSHDRWFLDRVATHILAYEGDSKWFWFEGNFESYEKNKVERLGPDAARPHRATYKKLTRG; this is translated from the coding sequence TTGGCTGAGTTCATCTACACCATGCGCAAGGCGCGCAAGGCGCACGGCGACAAGGTGATCCTCGACGATGTCACGCTGAGCTTTCTGCCCGGCGCGAAAATCGGTGTCGTGGGCCCCAACGGCGCCGGTAAGTCGACGGTGCTGAAGATCATGGCCGGCCTGGAGCAGCCGTCCAATGGTGACGCCTTCCTCTCGCCCGGCTACAGCGTCGGCATCCTGCTCCAGGAGCCCCCGCTGGACGAGTCCAAGACCGTGCTGGAGAACGTCCAGGACGGCGTGGCGGAGACCAAGGGCAAGCTCGACCGATTCAACGAGATCGCCGAGCAGATGGCGACCGACTACAGCGATGAGCTGCTGGAGGAGATGGGCAAGCTCCAGGAGGAGCTGGACCACGCAAACGCCTGGGACCTCGACGCCCAGCTCGAGCAGGCCATGGACGCCCTCGGCTGCCCTCCCGGCGACTGGCCGGTCACCAACCTCTCCGGTGGTGAGAAGCGCCGGGTCGCGCTCTGCAAGCTGCTGCTGGAGGCCCCCGACCTGCTGCTGCTGGACGAGCCCACCAACCACCTGGACGCCGAGTCCGTCAACTGGCTCGAGCAGCACCTCGCCAAGTACGAGGGCACCGTCGTGGCCATCACCCACGACCGGTACTTCCTGGACAACGTCGCCGAGTGGATCCTGGAGCTCGACCGCGGCCGCGCCATCGGCTACGAGGGCAACTACTCCACCTACCTGGAGAAGAAGCAGGCCCGGCTGAAGGTCGAGGGCCAGAAGGACGCCAAGCGGGCCAAGCGCCTCAAGGAGGAGCTGGAGTGGGTCCGCTCCAACGCCAAGGGCCGCCAGGCCAAGTCCAGGGCCCGTCTGACCCGTTACGAGGAGATGGCGGCCGAGGCCGAGAAGACCCGCAAGCTGGACTTCGAGGAGATCCAGATCCCGCCGGGCCCGCGGCTGGGCAATGTCGTGGTCGAGGTGGAGAACCTCTCCAAGGCGTTCGGCGAGAAGGTCCTGATCGACAACCTCTCCTTCACCCTCCCGCGCAACGGCATCGTCGGCGTCATCGGCCCCAACGGCGCCGGTAAGACCACGCTCTTCAAGATGATCCAGGGCCTGGAGACCGCCGACGCGGGCAGCATCAAGGTCGGCGAGACCGTCAAGATCTCCTACGTCGACCAGAGCCGCGCCAACATCGACCCCAAGAAGACGCTGTGGGCGGTCGTCTCCGACGAGCTCGACTACATCAACGTCGGCCAGGTCGAGATGCCGTCCCGCGCCTACGTCTCCGCCTTCGGCTTCAAGGGCCCGGACCAGCAGAAGCCGGCCGGGGTGCTCTCGGGCGGTGAGCGCAACCGCCTCAACCTGGCGCTCACCCTCAAGCAGGGCGGCAACCTGCTGCTCCTCGACGAGCCCACCAACGACCTCGACGTCGAGACCCTCTCCTCGCTGGAGAACGCGCTGCTCGACTTCCCCGGCTGCGCCGTGGTCGTCTCCCACGACCGCTGGTTCCTCGACCGCGTCGCCACGCACATCCTGGCGTACGAGGGCGACTCCAAGTGGTTCTGGTTCGAGGGCAACTTCGAGTCGTACGAGAAGAACAAGGTCGAGCGGCTCGGCCCGGACGCGGCCCGTCCGCACCGCGCCACCTACAAGAAGCTGACCCGGGGCTGA
- a CDS encoding Cys-Gln thioester bond-forming surface protein gives MISVRRRGIARLAAAVLASGLVAAGAMVTAGTAAADDVPPSQGGATATLSGLKTFDKAVIHDNGKDQQIGAGLFEMSVDNGGSIQTYCIDLHNPTQSKAKYEEKSWAETSLANNPDAGKINWILQNSYPQVNDLDALAKTAGTGALTEKTAAAGTQVAIWRFSDNAKVDAVDPQAEKLADYLEKSAQNLEEPKASLSLDPPAVSGKAGERLGPVKVHTNADSVTLTPGTEDADSGVKLVDGSGKTITSAADGGEVYFDVPEGAADGSATLTAQAATKVPVGRAFSSASKSQTQILAGSSESTVSATATANWAKKGAVPAVSAEKDCAKGGVDVTATNKGDEAFSFELLGQKHTVEAGQSKTVTAPVEEDQSYEFTITGPNGFEKTFSGVLDCKTSSSGGSSDTPSSQPSPASAGGGSGTGGDTAGGDLAETGSSSNTPMIAGIAVALVVIGGGAIFFVRKKKAPAGE, from the coding sequence ATGATTTCTGTACGGAGGCGGGGCATTGCCCGCCTTGCGGCCGCCGTTCTGGCGTCCGGCCTGGTCGCGGCGGGTGCGATGGTCACCGCCGGTACCGCCGCCGCCGATGACGTGCCCCCGAGTCAGGGCGGTGCCACGGCCACGCTGAGCGGTCTCAAGACCTTCGACAAGGCCGTCATCCACGACAACGGCAAGGACCAGCAGATCGGCGCCGGCCTCTTCGAGATGTCGGTCGACAACGGCGGTTCCATCCAGACGTACTGCATTGATCTGCACAACCCGACGCAGAGCAAGGCCAAGTACGAGGAGAAGTCCTGGGCCGAGACCTCGCTGGCGAACAATCCCGATGCGGGCAAGATCAACTGGATTCTCCAGAACTCCTACCCGCAGGTGAACGACCTCGACGCACTGGCGAAGACGGCGGGCACCGGTGCCCTCACCGAGAAGACCGCCGCCGCCGGTACGCAGGTCGCCATCTGGCGCTTCTCCGACAACGCCAAGGTCGACGCGGTCGACCCGCAGGCCGAGAAGCTCGCCGACTACCTCGAGAAGAGCGCCCAGAACCTCGAGGAGCCCAAGGCGTCGCTCAGCCTGGACCCGCCGGCCGTCTCCGGCAAGGCCGGTGAGCGGCTCGGCCCGGTCAAGGTCCACACCAACGCCGACAGCGTCACCCTTACCCCGGGCACCGAGGACGCGGACAGCGGCGTCAAGCTCGTCGACGGCAGCGGCAAGACCATCACCAGCGCCGCCGACGGCGGCGAGGTGTACTTCGACGTCCCCGAGGGCGCGGCCGACGGCTCCGCCACGCTGACCGCCCAGGCCGCCACCAAGGTTCCGGTGGGCCGCGCGTTCTCCAGCGCCTCCAAGAGCCAGACCCAGATCCTGGCCGGGTCCAGCGAGAGCACCGTCTCCGCCACCGCCACCGCGAACTGGGCGAAGAAGGGCGCCGTCCCGGCCGTCTCCGCCGAGAAGGACTGCGCCAAGGGCGGCGTCGACGTCACGGCCACCAACAAGGGCGACGAGGCCTTCAGCTTCGAGCTCCTGGGGCAGAAGCACACCGTCGAGGCGGGTCAGTCGAAGACCGTCACGGCCCCCGTGGAGGAGGACCAGAGCTACGAGTTCACCATCACGGGTCCGAACGGCTTCGAGAAGACCTTCTCCGGCGTCCTCGACTGCAAGACCTCCAGCAGCGGCGGCAGCAGCGACACCCCCTCCTCGCAGCCGAGCCCCGCGTCGGCCGGTGGCGGCAGCGGTACCGGCGGTGACACCGCCGGTGGCGACCTCGCCGAGACCGGTAGCAGCAGCAACACCCCGATGATCGCGGGCATCGCCGTGGCGCTGGTCGTGATCGGTGGCGGCGCGATCTTCTTCGTCCGTAAGAAGAAGGCCCCCGCGGGCGAGTGA
- a CDS encoding single-stranded DNA-binding protein, whose translation MNESWVTVVGNAATRPDFWETAAGVAVARFRLAATVRRWDRGRDAWVDAYTSFYTVWTWRSLAANVAGSVSLGEPLVVHGTLRVREREWDRERDRPPRGDGGGMAGAAAPGAPGADLGGGAHQSRRWVTAEIDAVAVGHDLTRGTSAFRRVSQAKPLLNTPTGATSP comes from the coding sequence GTGAACGAGAGCTGGGTGACCGTGGTGGGCAATGCCGCGACGCGGCCGGATTTCTGGGAGACGGCCGCGGGTGTCGCGGTGGCCCGGTTCCGGCTGGCGGCGACGGTGCGCCGCTGGGACCGGGGGCGGGACGCGTGGGTGGACGCGTACACGAGTTTCTACACGGTCTGGACATGGCGGTCGCTCGCCGCGAATGTCGCCGGGTCGGTATCGCTGGGTGAACCCCTCGTCGTCCATGGGACGTTGCGGGTGCGGGAGCGTGAATGGGACCGGGAGCGGGACCGTCCGCCGCGGGGGGACGGCGGGGGGATGGCCGGGGCCGCGGCCCCGGGCGCGCCCGGCGCGGACCTCGGCGGCGGGGCGCATCAGTCCAGGCGCTGGGTCACCGCGGAGATCGACGCGGTGGCGGTCGGACACGACCTCACGCGGGGTACATCCGCTTTTCGGCGGGTTTCACAGGCCAAACCTCTGCTAAACACACCGACTGGGGCAACTTCCCCGTGA
- a CDS encoding GTPase — MTATEDNDGNEGGGADRDAEGGRHTWDDGLIARRAHRWAGGRAVGRPARAVDEGMVAEPAPGVSHGPAGLTAERTGRRPFCGPPYAVYEAGVRSFATGTLRPRLEALRQLVGLSRSRLEGRTLAGAARVLDEADARGRHPYGHTVVAVAGATGSGKSTLFNALAGAPLSEAGIRRPTTARPLACAWTDHADGLLDRLGIPAVDRRNPGYPYDPALRGLVLLDLPDHDSAAPGHRERVDRLLGLVDAVVWVVDPEKYADAVLHERYLRPLAGYAEVTFVVLNQVDRLPGEAADQVLDDLRRLLDEDGLALGEHGEPGAAVLALSALTGEGVRELREMLGRLTAECGAAERRLSADVDGTMTRLRPQYVADGGPVGLTERARTAFADRLAEAAGAAAAGQAAERAWLRDAEWACGTPWGRLRDRKGRTPGDPGGPSASRTSGAPERTEIPGARARTVAAEAVTARPAVEEAVRALADEATAGLPGPWAQAVREAAGWGGRGLAEAVDEAVAAATASRRPPRPVWWSMVAAVQMALLVAQVVGVLWLLGAVAGVFGGPEWWLSALPVTGGAVIGPALAWASRTAARGPARRHGQSVEGLLREAAAGCGRTRVLEPVEAELARYAEVRAQYVIAAGGT; from the coding sequence GTGACGGCCACGGAGGACAACGACGGCAACGAGGGCGGTGGGGCAGACCGGGACGCGGAAGGGGGCCGCCACACCTGGGACGACGGCCTGATCGCCCGGCGCGCGCACCGGTGGGCCGGGGGACGGGCCGTGGGCCGACCGGCCCGCGCGGTGGACGAGGGGATGGTGGCGGAGCCCGCACCGGGCGTCTCCCACGGCCCCGCGGGCCTCACGGCGGAGAGGACCGGCCGGCGGCCCTTCTGCGGCCCTCCTTACGCCGTGTACGAGGCGGGTGTCCGAAGCTTCGCCACGGGCACCCTGCGACCCCGTCTGGAGGCCCTGCGCCAGCTTGTGGGGCTGTCCCGGTCCCGGCTGGAGGGCCGCACGCTCGCCGGGGCCGCGCGGGTGCTCGACGAGGCGGACGCGCGGGGACGGCACCCCTACGGGCACACCGTGGTCGCCGTCGCCGGGGCCACCGGAAGCGGTAAGTCGACACTTTTCAACGCGCTCGCCGGAGCGCCCCTCTCCGAGGCCGGCATCCGCCGTCCGACCACCGCCAGGCCGCTCGCCTGCGCGTGGACCGATCACGCCGACGGCCTGCTGGACCGGCTCGGCATCCCGGCGGTGGACCGGCGCAACCCGGGCTATCCGTACGACCCCGCGCTGCGCGGTCTGGTCCTCCTCGACCTGCCCGACCACGACTCGGCCGCCCCGGGCCACCGGGAGCGGGTGGACCGGCTGCTGGGCCTCGTCGACGCGGTGGTGTGGGTGGTGGACCCGGAGAAGTACGCGGACGCGGTCCTCCACGAGCGCTATCTGCGGCCGCTCGCCGGTTACGCCGAGGTGACCTTCGTGGTGCTCAACCAGGTGGACCGGCTTCCGGGCGAGGCCGCGGACCAGGTGCTGGACGATCTGCGGCGGCTGCTGGACGAGGACGGGCTCGCCCTCGGCGAGCACGGGGAGCCCGGGGCGGCCGTGCTCGCCCTGTCCGCGCTGACCGGCGAGGGCGTCCGGGAGCTGCGGGAGATGCTGGGGCGGCTCACGGCCGAGTGCGGGGCGGCCGAGCGCCGGCTGTCGGCGGACGTGGACGGCACGATGACCCGGCTGCGGCCGCAGTACGTGGCGGACGGCGGACCGGTCGGGCTCACCGAGCGGGCGCGGACGGCCTTCGCGGACCGGCTGGCCGAGGCGGCCGGCGCGGCCGCGGCCGGACAGGCGGCGGAGCGCGCCTGGCTGAGGGACGCCGAGTGGGCCTGCGGAACGCCATGGGGGCGGCTGCGGGACAGGAAGGGCCGGACCCCGGGGGACCCGGGGGGCCCTTCGGCCTCGCGGACCTCGGGGGCCCCGGAGCGGACCGAGATCCCGGGCGCGCGGGCGCGGACGGTGGCGGCGGAGGCGGTCACGGCGCGGCCCGCGGTGGAGGAGGCCGTGCGGGCGCTCGCGGACGAGGCGACGGCGGGGCTGCCCGGCCCATGGGCCCAGGCCGTGCGGGAGGCGGCGGGGTGGGGCGGCAGAGGGCTGGCGGAGGCGGTCGACGAGGCGGTGGCGGCCGCGACGGCGAGCCGGCGGCCGCCCCGGCCCGTGTGGTGGTCGATGGTGGCGGCGGTCCAGATGGCCTTGCTGGTGGCGCAAGTGGTGGGGGTGCTGTGGCTGCTGGGGGCCGTGGCCGGGGTGTTCGGCGGACCGGAGTGGTGGCTGTCCGCGTTGCCGGTGACGGGCGGCGCGGTGATCGGCCCGGCGCTGGCCTGGGCCTCCCGGACGGCCGCGCGGGGGCCCGCGCGGCGCCACGGGCAGTCGGTGGAGGGCCTGCTGCGGGAGGCGGCGGCCGGATGCGGGCGGACGCGGGTGCTGGAGCCGGTGGAGGCGGAGCTGGCCCGGTACGCGGAGGTGCGGGCGCAGTACGTCATCGCGGCGGGCGGGACATGA
- a CDS encoding dynamin family protein, giving the protein MDVRPRLLDALTALRDRVDAARFPLPLPGADRARRSRAELLAQLDDYLVPRLRAPEAPLLAVIGGSTGAGKSTLVNSLVGRRVTEAGVLRPTTRTPVLVCHPDDHPWFAGQRVLPRLARVWVPAQGERAESAYDEEERAQEGPAALRVETDPGLARGLALLDAPDIDSLVARNRDLAAELICAADIWVLVTTATRYADAVPWHLLRTAKEYDVTLVTVLDRVPHQVAAEVSRQYAALLTAAGLGDVPRFTIPELPESAGGGSGLLPATAVAALRAWLTQHAQDPYARTVAAARTVAGTLDSLRSRMPALAGAAAAQHAAAVRLVQRVEGAYGEAAERVRREIERGAALAGGALTHWQGLPQDSTPDELLTALTGSLATLLRGAAATADEQLAEAGRQDPAARAGLAPCDARGAAERIGVAVRHWRRCVEELAEEEARLRIAEHGGSCVPEKIAALLAASLLGGRRARKAGEKLAETLGAHAALRLGDRGGRLLDGCVARVMRAERDRRLAPLDALDMSPDHQVELIAALSVLQKER; this is encoded by the coding sequence TTGGACGTACGGCCCCGGCTGCTCGACGCGCTGACCGCACTGCGTGACCGTGTCGACGCCGCTCGGTTTCCGCTCCCCCTTCCCGGCGCCGACCGCGCTCGCCGCAGCCGTGCCGAGCTGCTCGCTCAACTGGACGACTACCTCGTGCCCCGGTTGCGCGCCCCCGAAGCGCCCCTGCTGGCGGTCATCGGGGGATCGACCGGCGCGGGCAAGTCCACCCTGGTGAATTCGCTGGTCGGCCGACGGGTCACCGAGGCAGGTGTGTTGCGTCCCACAACGCGGACGCCGGTGCTGGTGTGCCATCCCGACGATCACCCCTGGTTCGCCGGGCAGCGGGTGCTGCCGCGGCTCGCCCGGGTGTGGGTGCCGGCGCAGGGGGAGCGGGCGGAGAGCGCGTACGACGAGGAGGAGCGGGCGCAGGAGGGGCCGGCGGCGCTGCGGGTGGAGACCGACCCGGGGCTGGCACGGGGGCTCGCCCTGCTCGACGCGCCCGACATCGACTCGCTGGTCGCGCGGAACCGCGATCTGGCCGCCGAACTGATCTGCGCCGCGGACATCTGGGTGCTCGTCACCACGGCCACCCGGTACGCCGACGCCGTCCCCTGGCATCTGCTGCGGACCGCGAAGGAGTACGACGTCACCCTCGTCACCGTCCTGGACCGGGTGCCGCACCAGGTGGCCGCCGAGGTCTCCCGGCAGTACGCCGCGCTCCTCACGGCCGCCGGGCTCGGCGATGTCCCGCGCTTCACCATCCCCGAGCTCCCCGAGTCCGCGGGCGGCGGCAGCGGGCTGCTGCCCGCCACCGCCGTCGCTGCGCTGCGGGCCTGGCTCACCCAGCACGCACAGGACCCCTACGCCCGCACCGTCGCCGCCGCCCGCACGGTCGCCGGGACGCTGGACTCGCTCCGCTCCCGGATGCCCGCGCTGGCCGGGGCCGCGGCGGCGCAGCACGCGGCCGCGGTGCGGCTGGTCCAGCGGGTCGAGGGCGCGTACGGGGAGGCGGCGGAGCGGGTGCGGCGCGAGATCGAGCGGGGCGCGGCGCTCGCGGGCGGCGCGCTCACCCACTGGCAGGGCCTGCCGCAGGACAGCACCCCCGACGAGCTCCTTACGGCGCTCACCGGCTCCCTGGCCACCCTGCTGCGCGGCGCGGCCGCCACCGCCGACGAACAGCTCGCGGAGGCCGGCCGGCAGGACCCGGCCGCGCGGGCCGGGCTCGCGCCGTGCGACGCGCGCGGCGCCGCCGAGCGGATCGGCGTCGCCGTCCGGCACTGGCGGCGCTGTGTCGAGGAGCTGGCCGAGGAGGAGGCCCGGCTCCGGATCGCCGAACACGGGGGCAGCTGTGTCCCGGAGAAGATCGCCGCCCTGCTCGCCGCGTCCCTCCTGGGCGGACGCCGCGCCCGTAAGGCGGGCGAGAAGCTCGCCGAGACCCTGGGCGCGCACGCGGCGCTACGCCTGGGCGACCGCGGCGGACGGCTGCTCGACGGCTGCGTCGCACGCGTCATGCGGGCGGAGCGGGACCGCAGACTCGCCCCTCTGGACGCCCTGGACATGTCCCCGGACCACCAGGTCGAGCTGATCGCCGCGCTGTCCGTACTGCAGAAGGAGAGGTGA